One Littorina saxatilis isolate snail1 linkage group LG10, US_GU_Lsax_2.0, whole genome shotgun sequence DNA window includes the following coding sequences:
- the LOC138978094 gene encoding uncharacterized protein has translation MAQMTVGETFRSWNDLTERLADFSRKNDLVYVVKYSRAVQLANKNSKQPFPDELKYAYAKLVCKYSGKGRLTGRGANRSNGSKKTECPAFIFVSADRKKGLLWIKNMMNSHNHESSNNNDAEVQLKISGVLTEIQLSCYNVHDEELERRHSALAKLLEGWQNTTSLGMNHAGPVSLSPKNIADTDEPDLGLTLPDEKLAARVKQLKSELFAIFDGTKESDRHKLYCRGGVSRRSLDGYGGLGYLQEGQEDLVMDILLSLFSKHGTLSLNMADYLMRVLLPEVVDKIFVSQS, from the exons ATGGCgcaaatgacagttggggaaacattcagaagttggaacgaccttaccgaacggctggcagacttttccagaaagaacgatttggtgtacgtggtcaaatacagtcgtgctgttcaacttgcgaacaagaattcaaaacagccctttccagacgaactgaagtatgcatacgcaaaacttgtgtgcaagtactcaggaaaaggacgactcacaggccgaggtgcgaataggagcaatgg GTCAAAGAAAACAGAATGCCCAGCCTTCATTTTTGTATCTGCTGACCGCAAGAAAGGTTTGCTTTGGATCAAAAACATGATGAACAGTCACAACCATGAGTCCTCGAACAACAACGATGCAGAG GTCCAGTTAAAAATCAGCGGAGTTTTAACAGAAATTCAGCTGTCCTGCTACAACGTCCACGACGAAGAACTTGAGAGACGTCACTCCGCTTTGGCAAAGCTGCTGGAAGGCTGGCAAAACACAACTTCCCTTGGTATGAACCACGCAG GTCCAGTGTCACTTTCACCTAAAAATATCGCAGACACTGATGAGCCTGATTTGGG GTTGACGTTGCCAGACGAAAAACTGGCAGCACGTGTCAAACAACTGAAATCGGAACTGTTTGCCATATTTGACGGGACCAAAGAAAGTGACCGTCATAAGCTGTACTGCCGAGGTGGAGTATCCCGAC GATCGCTGGATGGATATGGAGGACTTGGCTACCTTCAAGAAGGCCAGGAAGACCTTGTGATGGATATTCTCTTATCTCTATTCTCCAAGCACGGAACATTGTCTTTGAAC ATGGCTGACTACTTGATGAGGGTACTGCTGCCGGAGGTTGTTGACAAAATATTTGTCAGCCAGTCATGA